In one window of Hevea brasiliensis isolate MT/VB/25A 57/8 chromosome 10, ASM3005281v1, whole genome shotgun sequence DNA:
- the LOC110670186 gene encoding vascular-related unknown protein 1 isoform X1 has translation MEGSMNNSSMNREVVANSDERTTADDQESSGWTAYFEDFSNQRKEDSYCSGFGSSSMVSDAASFPAWKSSSSHHNYNHVLASCSPSTPNKLTFKKAKTRRRSHHDESLEDTASSPVNSPKVSDFIPNDVNPRKTNDHFNSSLGKGGALEHYGVVETDDERCEMSCSTGNKDCRDLKKKGLCLIPLSMLVNFLG, from the exons ATGGAGGGCTCTATGAACAATTCATCAATGAATAGAGAAGTTGTGGCAAATTCTGATGAAAGAACAACAGCTGATGATCAGGAGAGTAGTGGTTGGACAGCTTATTTTGAAGATTTCTCTAACCAAAGAAAGGAGGATAGTTACTGTTCTGGTTTTGGTAGCTCTTCTATGGTTTCTGATGCTGCTTCTTTCCCTGCATGGAAATCATCATCATCTCATCATAATTACAACCATGTTCTTGCCTCCTGCTCCCCGAGTACCCCCAACAAGTTAACTTTCAAGAAAGCAAAAACCAGAAGAAGGTCTCATCATGATGAGTCTCTGGAAGACACTGCTAGTTCTCCTGTTAACAGTCCCAAG GTTAGTGATTTCATACCAAATGATGTGAATCCCAGAAAGACAAATGACCATTTCAATAGCTCCCTG ggTAAAGGAGGTGCTTTAGAGCATTATGGAGTAGTGGAGACAGATGATGAAAGATGTGAAATGAGTTGCAGTACTGGGAATAAAGACTGCAGAGACTTGAAGAAGAAAGGCCTTTGTTTAATTCCTTTGTCCATGTTAGTTAACTTTCTTGGTta A
- the LOC110670186 gene encoding vascular-related unknown protein 1 isoform X2: protein MEGSMNNSSMNREVVANSDERTTADDQESSGWTAYFEDFSNQRKEDSYCSGFGSSSMVSDAASFPAWKSSSSHHNYNHVLASCSPSTPNKLTFKKAKTRRRSHHDESLEDTASSPVNSPKVSDFIPNDVNPRKTNDHFNSSLGKGGALEHYGVVETDDERCEMSCSTGNKDCRDLKKKGLCLIPLSMLVNFLG from the exons ATGGAGGGCTCTATGAACAATTCATCAATGAATAGAGAAGTTGTGGCAAATTCTGATGAAAGAACAACAGCTGATGATCAGGAGAGTAGTGGTTGGACAGCTTATTTTGAAGATTTCTCTAACCAAAGAAAGGAGGATAGTTACTGTTCTGGTTTTGGTAGCTCTTCTATGGTTTCTGATGCTGCTTCTTTCCCTGCATGGAAATCATCATCATCTCATCATAATTACAACCATGTTCTTGCCTCCTGCTCCCCGAGTACCCCCAACAAGTTAACTTTCAAGAAAGCAAAAACCAGAAGAAGGTCTCATCATGATGAGTCTCTGGAAGACACTGCTAGTTCTCCTGTTAACAGTCCCAAG GTTAGTGATTTCATACCAAATGATGTGAATCCCAGAAAGACAAATGACCATTTCAATAGCTCCCTG ggTAAAGGAGGTGCTTTAGAGCATTATGGAGTAGTGGAGACAGATGATGAAAGATGTGAAATGAGTTGCAGTACTGGGAATAAAGACTGCAGAGACTTGAAGAAGAAAGGCCTTTGTTTAATTCCTTTGTCCATGTTAGTTAACTTTCTTGGTtaa